CGAAGGTCCTGGCGCACCTTGGCGTCCAGCGCGCCGAAAGGCTCGTCGAGCAGCAGTACGTCCGGCTGGACCGCAAGTGCCCGTGCCAGCGACACCCGCTGCTGCTGACCGCCGGAGAGCTGGGCCGGCAGGCGGTTGGCGAAGTGCTCGAGCTTGACCATTTCCAGAAGCCGAAAGACCCGCGCGCGAATCTCGCCTTTCGATGGGCGGTCCTTGCGCGGCATCACGGTCAGACCGAAGGCGACGTTATCGAACACGCTCATGTGGCGAAAAAGCGCGTAGTGTTGAAAGACGAAGCCGATGCGTCGGTCGCGTACGTGCACGTGGGTCACGTCGCGCTCGCCGAACAGGATTTTACCCGGGGTGGGCGAGCGGTCGGCGTTTTCGAGCCCCGCGATGATGCGCAAAAGCGTGGTCTTGCCGGAGCCTGACGGCCCCAGAAGGCCCACCAGCTCGCCGTCGTGAATGTTGAGATCGATCGGCTCGAGCGCCTGAGTGGCGCCGAAGTGCTTGGCGATATGGTGTAGCTCGATGCTCATAAAATGGCCTCCCGGCGGGTGGCGCGCCGCTGAAGGGCCGCCTTGGTCGCCAGCGTCAAAAGCGCAATCAGCGCCAGCAGCGCCGCGCTCGAAAACGCCCCGACCGCATTGTAATCCTGGTAAAGCTGCTCGAGGTGCAGCGGCAGAGTGTTGGTCTGGCCGCGAATCGCCCCGGACACTACCGACACGGCGCCGAACTCACCCACTGCTCGGGCGTTGGTCAAAATGACGCCATACAAAAGCGCCCACTTGATGTTGGGCAGCGTGACGCGGCGAAAGACGATCCAGCCGGAGGCGCCCAGGGTCACCGCTGCTTCCTCTTCGCGGGTGCCCTGGGCCTGCATCAGCGGAATCAGCTCACGGGCGACGAACGGGCAGGTGACGAAGATGGTGACCATCAAAATTCCCGGCCAGGCGAACATCAGCTGGATATCGTAGCCGTCCAGAAAGCTTCCGATCCAGCCGTTACGCCCGTAGAGCAGCAGATAAACGAGCCCTGCCACCACCGGCGATACCGCGAAGGGAATGTCGATCAGCGTTTGCAGAATTCGCCGACCGGGAAAGCGAAACCGGGTGACCAGCCAGGCCAGCGCCACGCCAAATACCAGGCACACCGGAATGGTCATCAGCGCGATCAAAAGCGTCAGGCCAATGGCGTGCAGGGTATAGACGTTGCTGACGTTTTCCCAGAACACCATCACGCCGCTGGACAGCGCCTGGGCGAAAATGGCGACCAGCGGCAGCAGCAGAAACAGCGCCGATAAGAAAACGGCGGCGGCTATCAGGATATTTCGAACCAGCGGTGCATCACCCACGCGGCGCATCAGGTAGATCCTCCGTGCAGACGACGAACGAAGCGCCCCTGCCACACGTTGATCGCGAGCAGCAGCGCCAGTGAAGTGAACAGCACGACTGAGGCGATCGCCGAGGCGCCGGCGTAGTCGTACTCCTGCAGGCGCACGAAAATCATCAGTGCGGTGATTTCGGTTTCATAAGGCATGTTGCCGGCGATGAAGATGATCGCCCCGAACTCACCGAGCGAGCGCACGAAGGCGAGCCCGGTGCCGGTGACCAGCGCTGGCCACAGGTGCGGCATGATCACGCGGCGAAACGCGACGCCGTCGGTGGCGCCGAGCGACATCGCCGCCTCGTCGATCTCCCCCGGTAGATCCTCCAGCACCGGCTGCACCGTGCGCACCACGAAGGGAATACTGGTGAACGCCATGGCAAGCGCAATGCCCACCCAGGTGTAGGCCACCTGAAACCCCAGCGGCTCGAGCAGTCGACCCATCCAGCCGTTACTGGCGTAGAGCGTGGCAAGCGTAATGCCGGCCACGGCGGTGGGGAGCGCAAAGGGCAGGTCCATCAGCGCGTCCAGAAGCCGCTTGCCGGGAAACTCGTAGCGTACCAGCACCCAGGCCAACAGCAGCCCGAACGCTGCATTGACCAATGCAGCCACCGCCGCCGCGCCCAGCGTCACCATATAGCTTGCCACCACTCGGCCTTCCGTAACGATCGACCAGTACTCGGCGAGGCTCAACCCCGCCAGCTGGCCGAACAGCCCGGTGATGGGTAAAAGCAGCACCAGCGAAATGAACAGCACGCTGATACCCATGGACAAACCAAAACCCGGCAGCACGCGCGCGCTGCCGGATTGGCGAAAGCTCAACGATTTCATGCCGAGCCGTTAGCGACGCTGAAGCTGGTCGAGCATGCCGCCGCTCTCAAAATGCGTTTCCATGATCTCGTCCCAGCTGCCGAAGACGTCGTCGACGTTGAAAAGCTCGGTTTCCGGAAACTCGTCGGCGAACTCTTCTACCACGGCGTCGTTATGAACGCGGTAGTTGAAGCCGGCCAGCGTGCGCTGAGCCTCTTCGGTGTAGAGGTAGTCGAGATAGCCCTGAGCGAGGTCCTCGTTGCCGTTACGCTCGGCGTTTTCCGAGACCACCGCGACCGGGAACTCCGCCAGCACGCTCATTGGCGGCACGATGACTTCGTAATCGTCGCTGCCGTACTCGCGGCGAATGTTGTTCACCTCGGACTCGAAGCTGATCAGCACGTCGCCAATGCCGCGTTCGATGAAGCTCGTGGTGGCGCCGCGACCGCCGGTGTCGAATACCGCCACGTTGGCGAGAAGGGTACGCATGAACTCATGAATCTGCTCTTCGTCACCCTCGAATTCACGATCGGCGAAGCCCCAGGCGGCGAGGTAGGTGTAGCGTGCGTTGCCGGAGGTTTTCGGGTTGGGGAATACCAGCTCGACGTCTTCCTGAACCAGATCGTCCCAGCTCTCGATACCCTTGGGGTTGTCCTTGCGCACCAGAAAGGCCGTGGTGGAGTAGTAGGGCGAGGCGTTGTTGTCGAACGCGTCCTGCCAGTCCTCGTCGACCAGCCCGGCGTCCGCCAGTACGTCGACATCGGTCACCTGGTTGAAGGTGACGACATCGGCGCGAAGGCCCTGCATGATGGCACGCGCCTGGGCAGAGGAGCCGCCGTGGGACTGGCTCACGCTGACCTCTTCGTCGTGCTCCTGCTCCCACCACTCGATGAAGTCCGGATTGATCGCGGCGAACAGCTCGCGAGCGATATCGTAGGACGAGTTCAGAAGCTCGCGCTCCTGGGCCATGGCGGTACCGGTCGCGCCAGCAGCGGTGGCGCTGAGAGCAAGGGCCAGCGCGGTGCGGGTGAAGGGAGCAGAGAGGGCAAGCGGTAAGCGCATCGAATCTTTCCTTTTGTTGGCAGGCAAGTAGGAGTGAGCGAGGTGCCGAGCGATCATGCAAGCACGGCGTCCATGGAGATCGGTAGAGTCGGTCTGGCCATAGACTTTTTCGGGATAAGACAAGGTTAGTCCTGTGTTTCAGGAATTACAATCTGCCTTTATATTCGATTGAGGAATAATGACCGTTCCCTCGCCGCTAAGCGGACAGGCGCTGAAACGTCGGACTCTGGTATCATGCGCGCTTTGTCAGCGCCTTTGAGGCGCGCCCGCTTTACCCTGGAGCGTTTATGACCGCCGCGAAAGATTTTCTCATCGCCCCTTCGATTCTCTCTGCCAACTTCGCCCGCCTGGGGGAAGAGGTCGACAACGTGCTCGCCTCTGGCGCCGACATCGTCCACTTCGACGTCATGGACAACCACTACGTGCCGAATCTGACCATTGGGCCGATGGTGTGCAAGGCGCTTAGAGACCACGGCGTGACCGCACCCATCGACGTGCATCTGATGGTCAAGCCGGTGGATCGCATGATCGGTGATTTCATCGAGGCCGGTGCCAGCTACATCACGTTTCACCCGGAAGCCTCCGAGCATATCGACCGCTCGCTCCAGCTGATTCGCGACGCCGGCTGCAAGGCGGGACTGGTGTTCAACCCGGCCACGCCGCTTTCCTATCTCGACTACGTGATGGACAAGATCGATATGGTGCTGCTGATGAGCGTCAACCCGGGCTTTGGCGGGCAGTCGTTCATTCCGGCGACGCTGGACAAGCTCAGGCAAGCGCGCGCGCGTATCGACGCCGCCCCGCACCCGATTCGCCTGGAGGTCGACGGCGGCGTCAAGGTGGATAACATTCAGGCCATCAGGGAGGCCGGCGCGGATACGTTCGTCGCCGGCTCCGCGATCTTCAATGCACACAGCAAAAGCGATCCGAACGGCTACGACAGCGTGATCGGCTCACTGCGCCAGGCTTTGGTAGGCCACTAATCCGATAGGCCGCTAAATTCAGAGGCCACTCATTCTGGAAAATCATCAGGTCGCGCTCAGTGCAGCTTCATGCGCGGCTTCAGATAACGGTTTAGCTTGTCCACCACCCAGGTCAGTCCGGTTTTCGGTACGCCGTGAATCGAGACCTGGTGCATGCGGTAGAGCGAGGCGTAGGCGTTGCGCGCCATCCAGCCTTCCAGAAACAGTCCGCGTGAGGCGCCACCGCGCATCAGGTTGCCAACCGCGTCGTAGCGGGCAAGCGACACCAGCGAGCCGTTATCCTTGTACTTGAAGGGCTTGAGTTCCTTGCTCTCGAGCGCCCGCGTGATATTTTCCGCCAACACCCCCGCCTGCTGGCGCACGGCCTGGGCCCGGGGTGGCACCGTGGAGTCGTCGCCCTGAGGGCAGCTGGCGCAGTCGCCCATGGCGAAAATGCTCGGGTCGTCGACGCTCTGCATGGTCTGCTGGACGCATACCTGGTTTCTCTTGTTCACCGTAAGCCCCAGTTCGGCGAGAAAGTCCGGCGCCTTGATGCCCGCAGCCCAGACGTTCAGATCG
The window above is part of the Halomonas sp. GD1P12 genome. Proteins encoded here:
- the cysT gene encoding sulfate ABC transporter permease subunit CysT: MKSLSFRQSGSARVLPGFGLSMGISVLFISLVLLLPITGLFGQLAGLSLAEYWSIVTEGRVVASYMVTLGAAAVAALVNAAFGLLLAWVLVRYEFPGKRLLDALMDLPFALPTAVAGITLATLYASNGWMGRLLEPLGFQVAYTWVGIALAMAFTSIPFVVRTVQPVLEDLPGEIDEAAMSLGATDGVAFRRVIMPHLWPALVTGTGLAFVRSLGEFGAIIFIAGNMPYETEITALMIFVRLQEYDYAGASAIASVVLFTSLALLLAINVWQGRFVRRLHGGST
- the rpe gene encoding ribulose-phosphate 3-epimerase — translated: MTAAKDFLIAPSILSANFARLGEEVDNVLASGADIVHFDVMDNHYVPNLTIGPMVCKALRDHGVTAPIDVHLMVKPVDRMIGDFIEAGASYITFHPEASEHIDRSLQLIRDAGCKAGLVFNPATPLSYLDYVMDKIDMVLLMSVNPGFGGQSFIPATLDKLRQARARIDAAPHPIRLEVDGGVKVDNIQAIREAGADTFVAGSAIFNAHSKSDPNGYDSVIGSLRQALVGH
- the cysW gene encoding sulfate ABC transporter permease subunit CysW; amino-acid sequence: MRRVGDAPLVRNILIAAAVFLSALFLLLPLVAIFAQALSSGVMVFWENVSNVYTLHAIGLTLLIALMTIPVCLVFGVALAWLVTRFRFPGRRILQTLIDIPFAVSPVVAGLVYLLLYGRNGWIGSFLDGYDIQLMFAWPGILMVTIFVTCPFVARELIPLMQAQGTREEEAAVTLGASGWIVFRRVTLPNIKWALLYGVILTNARAVGEFGAVSVVSGAIRGQTNTLPLHLEQLYQDYNAVGAFSSAALLALIALLTLATKAALQRRATRREAIL
- the cysP gene encoding thiosulfate ABC transporter substrate-binding protein CysP, which encodes MRLPLALSAPFTRTALALALSATAAGATGTAMAQERELLNSSYDIARELFAAINPDFIEWWEQEHDEEVSVSQSHGGSSAQARAIMQGLRADVVTFNQVTDVDVLADAGLVDEDWQDAFDNNASPYYSTTAFLVRKDNPKGIESWDDLVQEDVELVFPNPKTSGNARYTYLAAWGFADREFEGDEEQIHEFMRTLLANVAVFDTGGRGATTSFIERGIGDVLISFESEVNNIRREYGSDDYEVIVPPMSVLAEFPVAVVSENAERNGNEDLAQGYLDYLYTEEAQRTLAGFNYRVHNDAVVEEFADEFPETELFNVDDVFGSWDEIMETHFESGGMLDQLQRR